From Paenibacillus sp. PvR098:
TGGAAAGGACGCTACGATGATGACCGATGTAATGAATGTCGTCCATGTAAACATCGGCATTCTCATTAACGTCATGCCTTTGGTTCTCATCTTGAGAATGGTAACAATAAAGTTAATCCCTGTCATCAGCGTCCCAATACCGGCGATTTGCAAAGCAATCGCATAATAGTTGTTACCGATCCCCGGGCTGAACTCTTTACCCGCGAGAGGGAAATAGGACGTCCATCCCGCATCGGGAGATCCGCCAATAACGAAAGAAATATTGAACAGCATCGCACCGCTGAAGAACAACCAGAAGCTCCAGGCGTTCAATTGCGGGAAAGCCACATCCCTTGCACCGATTTGAAGCGGAATGATCACGTTCATCAAACCGATCAGAAACGGCATCGCCATGAACAAAATCATAATGACGCCATGCGTCGTAAAAATTTCGTTATAATGCTGGGCGTTCAATAACTCCATTTCCGGTCTGGACGTTTGTGCTTTCATCAATAATCCGTCCATACCGCCCCGGAAAAACATCAGGATAGCGGCAATGATATACATGATCCCGATTCGTTTATGGTCAACCGTGGTCAGCCATTCCCTCCACAGCCATTTCCACTTTTGGAGATAGGTCAATCCCCCGACAATCCCAATGATGGTTAAAACAATGGAAATCTGCGCACCTAAGATCATCGGATCCCCTGTAATAAAAATCTCGTTCCATTTAATGCCCATGATGCTCACCTCCGTCGGTCTTAGCCTTGTCTTCACTTTCTACATGGTTGCCAGTACTGCTTGTATCGTTATCTTTGTTCTTGTAGTTATCTTCTTCTTCAAACACTTTGCCTTGATAGCCATGGTACCTGTAAAGCTCAGGATTGGTATACGTCTTGGAATCGGGTTCTGCATGGTTAACCCATTCCAGATGCGTATTGGAAAAGGTTAGACGACCCAAATGAGTCGGTTTCAACAATTCTTCATACTTATCTTCCGTTAATTTAGGGGCTGTTTGTTCGACGTCCTTGACCCATTGGTCAAAATCCTCTTGGGTTTGAGCTAACACTTCAAACTCCATCTCCGCGTACCCACGCCCATTGAAGTTGGTGTTTCTGCCCAAATAGGAGCCGGGATGATCTGCAACAAGATACATTTGCGTTTGCATTTTGCCCATCGTATATTTTTGCCCGCCTAATGCCGGAACCCAGAAGGACTGCATCGTGCTGGCAGACGTTAACTTAAACAGAACAGGTGTATCCTCGGGAATATTGACATAATTGACAGTCTCAATCCCCTGCTCCGGATAGCTAAAGATCCATTTCCAATCCGCTGAGGTGACATGAATGGTAATGGGCGCTTTTTCCTCATAGCCCTTAGGGATTTCTTCCAGATCATACAACGTTTTTACGGTTGGAATGGTCAAGGCTATAACAATCAGGATCGGAATAGCCGTCCAGATCACTTCAAGCAGTGTGCTGCCGTGCTC
This genomic window contains:
- the qoxA gene encoding cytochrome aa3 quinol oxidase subunit II, with translation MNYRKLLFSPLAIILVMLLSGCELNMVVFEPQGPVARSIMELINWSLMWMLLVVVVVFGLFGYIVWKYRERPENKDYEPPEEHGSTLLEVIWTAIPILIVIALTIPTVKTLYDLEEIPKGYEEKAPITIHVTSADWKWIFSYPEQGIETVNYVNIPEDTPVLFKLTSASTMQSFWVPALGGQKYTMGKMQTQMYLVADHPGSYLGRNTNFNGRGYAEMEFEVLAQTQEDFDQWVKDVEQTAPKLTEDKYEELLKPTHLGRLTFSNTHLEWVNHAEPDSKTYTNPELYRYHGYQGKVFEEEDNYKNKDNDTSSTGNHVESEDKAKTDGGEHHGH